A stretch of the Dehalococcoidia bacterium genome encodes the following:
- a CDS encoding ribonuclease J — translation MPDKLRVIPLGGLGEIGKNMMALELGNDLILVDAGLMFPEEEMLGVDLVIPDITYVEERRHKLRGIVITHGHEDHTGALPYILPKLRAPIYCTRLTRGLVEVKLREHGLLEEADLRLVQPGERVRLGNFTVEFIRVTHSIPDSAALAIQTPLGLVFHTGDFKLDHTPVMGLPTDLQRVAELGRQGVLLLLSDSTYADVPGYTPSERIVGDTLWRVMAGSQGRVIVATFASLISRVQQVADAASACGRKVFVTGRSMLDNVAMALEQGYLKTDQDLLAPLEKMRNLPPDKVVILTTGAQGEPTSALVRMANRDHRYVEIQKGDVVVLSSSPIPGNEVLINRTINNLYRLGATVLHSRVADVHVRGHAAQEELKLMLGLLRPRFFVPIHGEFRHLVVHAELAKAMGVAPENVFVLEDGDILEIDGERGRVVGRAPADLVYVDGLAVGADKVVLRDRRHLASDGVLVALVTVDRHTGRPLGPPDLVARGFMEQEMSRKVLERARKVAMDALSKGGGDRADLNARLHDALVQFVYNETRRRPMVLPLTVEV, via the coding sequence ATGCCTGACAAGCTGCGCGTCATCCCACTGGGCGGCCTGGGCGAGATCGGCAAGAACATGATGGCCCTCGAGCTGGGCAACGATCTCATCCTGGTCGATGCAGGCCTCATGTTCCCCGAGGAGGAGATGCTGGGGGTCGACCTGGTGATCCCCGACATAACGTATGTAGAGGAGCGCCGGCACAAGCTGCGGGGCATCGTCATCACCCACGGGCACGAGGACCACACCGGCGCCCTGCCCTACATCCTCCCCAAGCTCAGAGCGCCCATCTACTGCACCCGCCTGACCCGAGGACTGGTGGAGGTGAAGCTGAGGGAGCACGGCCTGTTGGAGGAGGCCGACCTGCGCCTCGTCCAGCCCGGCGAGCGCGTTCGGCTGGGAAACTTCACGGTGGAGTTCATCCGCGTGACCCACAGCATCCCCGACTCGGCTGCCCTGGCCATTCAGACCCCCCTGGGGCTGGTCTTCCATACCGGCGATTTCAAGCTCGACCACACGCCGGTGATGGGCCTGCCCACCGACCTGCAGCGGGTGGCCGAGCTGGGACGTCAGGGCGTGCTGCTCCTTCTCTCCGATTCCACCTACGCCGACGTGCCGGGATATACCCCGTCGGAGCGCATCGTGGGCGACACCTTGTGGCGGGTGATGGCTGGCTCCCAGGGGCGCGTCATCGTCGCCACCTTCGCCTCTCTCATCTCCCGCGTCCAACAGGTGGCCGATGCTGCCAGCGCCTGCGGCCGCAAGGTCTTCGTCACCGGTCGTAGCATGCTGGACAACGTGGCCATGGCCCTGGAGCAGGGCTACCTGAAGACCGACCAGGACCTGCTGGCGCCCCTGGAGAAGATGCGGAATCTGCCCCCCGATAAGGTGGTGATCCTGACCACCGGTGCTCAGGGTGAGCCCACCTCGGCCCTGGTGCGCATGGCCAACCGCGACCATCGCTACGTGGAGATCCAGAAAGGGGACGTGGTAGTCCTCTCATCGTCGCCCATACCCGGGAACGAGGTCCTCATCAACCGCACCATTAACAACCTCTACCGTCTGGGGGCCACGGTGCTGCACAGTCGCGTGGCCGACGTGCACGTGCGCGGCCATGCCGCCCAGGAGGAGCTCAAGCTGATGCTGGGGCTGTTACGGCCTCGGTTCTTCGTGCCTATCCACGGCGAGTTCCGGCACCTGGTGGTCCACGCCGAACTGGCCAAGGCCATGGGCGTGGCCCCGGAGAACGTCTTCGTCCTGGAGGACGGCGACATCCTGGAGATCGACGGAGAGCGCGGCCGGGTGGTAGGGCGTGCCCCTGCCGACCTGGTATACGTGGACGGGCTGGCGGTGGGGGCCGATAAGGTGGTGCTGCGGGACCGTCGCCATCTGGCCTCCGATGGCGTCCTGGTGGCCCTGGTGACGGTGGACCGGCACACGGGCAGGCCCCTGGGGCCGCCCGACCTGGTAGCCCGTGGCTTCATGGAGCAGGAGATGTCCCGCAAGGTCCTGGAGCGGGCCCGCAAGGTGGCCATGGATGCCCTTTCCAAGGGAGGGGGCGACCGTGCCGACCTGAACGCACGTTTGCACGACGCCCTGGTCCAGTTCGTCTATAATGAGACGCGTCGTCGGCCAATGGTCCTGCCGCTGACGGTGGAGGTGTAA